A single Aspergillus puulaauensis MK2 DNA, chromosome 7, nearly complete sequence DNA region contains:
- a CDS encoding thiamine diphosphokinase (COG:H;~EggNog:ENOG410PMIX;~InterPro:IPR036371,IPR036759,IPR007373,IPR016966, IPR007371,IPR006282;~PFAM:PF04263,PF04265;~go_function: GO:0004788 - thiamine diphosphokinase activity [Evidence IEA];~go_function: GO:0005524 - ATP binding [Evidence IEA];~go_function: GO:0030975 - thiamine binding [Evidence IEA];~go_process: GO:0006772 - thiamine metabolic process [Evidence IEA];~go_process: GO:0009229 - thiamine diphosphate biosynthetic process [Evidence IEA]) — protein sequence MEWDPTQFFREDESIQPHPFVLLVLNHPINETALAILRKHALATVCADGGANWFFESAKSRGEESLDLPSTIIGDLDSIRPEVRTHYANMGVNIIEIDDMYSTDFTKSMTHIRQNEKDILSRYVRQNGDSDESLRLSVLVLGGLGGRVDQAFSQIHHLYEVSQSESQNQTQTQAQGKSDGKIYLISEESITFVLQPGKNIIHVPRTNRPQPNQSSPPPSSEMRSRNSKEDEYLLEENVGIIPILGPARITISGFEWDVEDWKTEIGGQLSTSNHIRAETVQVQTGAPILFTLELARRLKRGPGPKS from the exons ATGGAATGGGATCCAACCCAGTTCTTCCGCGAGGATGAATCAATCCAACCTCATCCATTTGTTCTCTTGGTCCTAAATCATCCAATCAACGAGACTGCACTCGCTATTTTACGAAAACATG CCCTTGCAACCGTCTGCGCCGACGGCGGCGCAAACTGGTTCTTCGAATCCGCGAAGTCAAGAGGCGAGGAGAGCCTTGAT CTCCCCTCAACGATAATCGGCGACCTGGACTCTATCCGCCCAGAGGTGCGGACGCACTACGCAAACATGGGCGTGAACATCATCGAGATCGACGACATGTACTCAACAGATTTCACCAAGAGCATGACCCATATCCGCCAGAACGAGAAGGACATCCTTTCCCGTTATGTGCGCCAGAATGGCGACTCTGATGAGAGCTTACGTCTATCCGTTCTTGTCCTGGGCGGGCTGGGCGGCCGCGTAGACCAGGCATTCTCGCAGATCCACCATCTGTATGAGGTGAGCCAGAGCGAGAGCCAAAATCAGACTCAAACACAGGCACAAGGGAAATCAGACGGAAAGATCTACCTCATCTCCGAGGAGAGTATCACATTTGTTCTCCAACCGGGGAAGAATATCATCCATGTCCCACGGACGAACCGACCACAACCAAACcaatcatcaccaccaccatcatcagAAATGAGATCAAGAAATTCAAAAGAGGATGAATACCTCCTCGAAGAGAACGTCGGCATAATCCCCATCCTGGGCCCCGCACGAATCACGATATCTGGATTCGAGTGGGACGTTGAAGACTGGAAGACCGAAATCGGGGGCCAGCTTAGCACGAGTAATCATATCCGCGCTGAGACTGTGCAGGTACAGACGGGGGCTCCTATTTTATTTACGTTGGAGTTAGCAAGGAGGTTGAAGCGCGGGCCTGGGCCGAAGTCATGA
- a CDS encoding uncharacterized protein (COG:S;~EggNog:ENOG410PNJA;~InterPro:IPR038872;~TransMembrane:3 (o261-283i320-340o352-372i)), with translation MSSGLSYLQKLRKAQLIEFAEIVALQDYEDDTKPELAAKLDDHLQANNSIFGKDNRLANYYKRTSQSPASPVKRTASKASRSESTPIKAEASSTSSTAPKSARRRQTKAREETGPSDVPANAPSQPLIDVAVRDVSAVTPARPLLDAADQTAAVDSAQRHRLPPSPAVVTEAIERQTTAWRQSIGEAWEGSGVQEQSNSLRTTLSSVKAVEVIVTLLEAFSLIREVLPLRYLATIPSVETVHSPAVPIKVPDLFVLVDSAFWAPVSLWILTSVLLPLTVAYFFNISLQVTQSGSSGVQTRRRSSSASSVQTTFDPLSFNVAKAIAAYIVYAHGFTFWNIYGRDAITTVNASIPFQYAGILTGAAIGTVGTLYEAILRK, from the exons ATGTCTTCCGGATTGTCATACTTGCAAAAGCTGCGCAAAGCGCAGCTAATTGAATTCGCTGAAATTGTCGCTCTTCAAGA CTATGAAGACGACACCAAGCCCGAGCTTGCCGCCAAGCTGGACGACCACCTCCAAGCTAACAACTCCATCTTTGGAAAAGACAACCGACTGGCAAATTACTACAAGCGTACGTCGCAATCGCCCGCGTCTCCCGTGAAGAGAACCGCCAGCAAGGCTAGCAGAAGCGAGAGCACGCCTATCAAGGCTGAAGCCTCGAGCACAAGCTCAACAGCCCCCAAATCTGCCCGTCGGCGACAGACTAAGGCAAGAGAGGAAACAGGGCCTTC CGATGTTCCCGCCAATGCGCCCTCGCAACCGCTTATAGATGTAGCTGTTCGGGACGTGTCTGCTGTGACTCCCGCACGCCCTCTTCTCGATGCGGCCGATCAGACTGCAGCTGTGGATTCGGCTCAGCGTCATCGATTGCCCCCGTCTCCTGCTGTTGTCACTGAGGCTATTGAGCGGCAAACGACTGCATGGCGCCAGAGCATCGGCGAAGCCTGGGAGGGTTCTGGTGTTCAGGAACAATCAAACTCGCTGCGCACAACTCTCAGCAGCgtcaaggctgttgaggtGATTGTCACACTTCTTGAGGCGTTCAGCCTTATCAGGGAGGTTCTGCCGCTGCGCTATCTTGCTACGATCCCATCCGTTGAAACTGTTCACTCTCCAGCGGTTCCGATCAAGGTCCCCGATCTCTTCGTGCTGGTTGACAGCGCGTTCTGGGCGCCGGTCTCGTTGTGGATCCTTACCAGCGTGCTCCTGCCTTTGACCGTTGCTTATTTCTTCAACATTAGCTTGCAAGTCACGCAGTCGGGTAGTTCTGGTGTCCAaacccgccgccgcagcagcagtgcaaGCAGTGTGCAGACAACCTTTGATCCCCTTAGCTTCAACGTCGCCAAGGCAATTGCCGCGTACATTGTCTATGCGCACGGATTTACCTTTTGGAATATATATGGCAGGGACGCGATTACAACAGTCAACGCGTCCATCCCATTCCAATATGCAGGGATACTGACTGGTGCTGCCATCGGCACCGTCGGTACTCTGTATGAGGCTATTTTGAGGAAGTAA
- a CDS encoding putative mitochondrial carrier protein (COG:C;~EggNog:ENOG410PHPK;~InterPro:IPR018108,IPR023395;~PFAM:PF00153) yields MSLTSRVFSLFTPTDASADPTTPAVQSAKSNHTTHTAPIRPGIDTNVHNGPADLDEEEPRPPYVHAMLAGGIGGTCGDMLMHSLDTVKTRQQGDPHFPPRYTSMTSSYATIYRQEGLLRGLYGGVTPALFGSFPGTLIFFGCYEFTKRKMLDAGINANVAYLSGGFLADLAASIVYVPSEVLKTRLQLQGRYNNPYFRSGYNYRSTGDALRTVIRQEGFSALFYGYKATIFRDLPFSALQFAFYEQEQRVAKEWVGSRDIGLGLEVFTAVTAGGMAGVLTCPMDVVKTRVQTQQNPEPTAAPAAPKPPVEQKPTSGVRTQTRPISTSAPVASPAPPGTMRLDTSSFFTGLKMIYKTEGVAGWFRGVGPRGVWTSIQSGTMLVMYQYLLKQFEAFENMEDSNPL; encoded by the exons ATGAGCTTGACCTCGCGCGTATTCAGCCTGTTTACGCCGACAGACGCATCCGCTGATCCTACCACTCCGGCGGTTCAGTCGGCCAAGTCCAACCATACCACTCATACTGCGCCGATAAGGCCAGGGATTGACACGAATGTACACAATGGACCGGCAGAccttgatgaggaggagccACGCCCTCCCTATGTTCAT GCAATGCTCGCTGGAGGTATAGGTGGTACCTGCGGCGATATGCTCATGCATTCCCTGGATACTGTCAAAACACGCCAACAAGGGGATCCTCATTTTCCTCCAAGATATACATCGATGACCTCGTCATATGCGACAATATACCGACAAGAAGGGCTTTTGCGTGGGTTATATGGTGGAGTTACGCCTGCATTATTCGGATCTTTTCCGGGTACATTAATTTTCTTCGGTTGTTATGAGTTCACAAAACGGAAGATGCTGGACGCGGGGATTAATGCTAATGTAGCATATTTGTCTGGTG GATTTTTGGCCGATCTTGCTGCTTCCATCGTTTACGTCCCTAGTGAAGTCTTGAAAACTCGATTACAACTTCAGGGACGCTATAACAACCCATATTTCAGGTCCGGCTACAATTACCGCTCTACCGGAGATGCGTTGCGCACGGTTATCCGCCAAGAGGGGTTCTCGGCCCTTTTTTACGGCTACAAGGCGACTATCTTCCGCGACCTTCCCTTTTCCGCTTTGCAATTCGCATTCTACGAACAAGAGCAGCGGGTGGCGAAGGAGTGGGTGGGCTCTCGAGACATTGGATTGGGGCTGGAAGTTTTCACTGCTGTCACGGCGGGTGGAATGGCTGGTGTGCTCACGTGCCCTATGGACGTGGTGAAAACTCGAGTCCAAACCCAGCAGAACCCGGAGCCTACAGCTGCCCCGGCTGCACCGAAACCCCCAGTGGAACAGAAGCCAACGTCGGGTGTGCGGACACAGACGCGACCAATTTCAACCTCAGCACCTGTGGCATCGCCGGCGCCACCCGGGACTATGCGATTGGACACCTCGTCGTTCTTTACCGGTCTGAAGATGATTTACAAGACGGAGGGGGTTGCAGGATGGTTCCGAGGCGTCGGCCCACGAGGAGTGTGGACCAGCATCCAAAGCGGGACGATGCTGGTCATGTACCAATACCTGCTCAAGCAGTTTGAAGCCTTTGAGAACATGGAGGACTCCAATCCTCTTTGA
- a CDS encoding uncharacterized protein (COG:S;~EggNog:ENOG410PGKI;~InterPro:IPR005344;~PFAM:PF03661;~TransMembrane:4 (i23-43o55-73i114-133o188-213i);~go_component: GO:0016021 - integral component of membrane [Evidence IEA]) produces the protein MAPPASNLPLVERLKALAQTLQFAWFIGHVTLLGSVFRYLLSYVTFNYYSGAAQVSYRLAFVSAAATYGIVVYKGHIARGRLQGSLPNVALKLAGDENVQYLGMALVWLYSRQIPLALLPFSVYSVFHVATYTRAHLIPTLQPPSVAAGSPGGRSAVKQSPLAETIGRFVKQYYDASMDLVAGLEIALLFRLAVAILTFSKGSILLFIIYLTFFRARYSQSSFVQQAVRHFTARVDASVSHQSTPPAVRQGWEGFKDAIRQAYQATDVSRFTSGAGAKKPQ, from the exons ATGGCTCCTCCTGCGTCAAATCTGCCTTTGGTTGAAAGGCTGAAAGCTCTCGCCCAGACATTGCA ATTTGCTTGGTTCATTGG GCATGTGACATTGCTAGGCTCTGTCTTCCGTTACCTACTCTCCTATGTCACCTTTAACTACTACTCAGGTGCGGCGCAGGTATCTTATCGCCTAGCGTTTGTATCCGCTGCTGCTACGTATGGAATTGTCGTGTACAAAGGTCATATCGCACGCGGCCGCCTCCAGGGGAGCCTTCCCAACGTTGCACTGAAGCTTGCGGGTGATGAAAATGTCCAATATCTAG GAATGGCCTTGGTGTGGCTTTACTCCCGCCAAATCCCCCTTGCTCTGTTGCCCTTCAGCGTCTACTCGGTTTTCCACGTTGCGACTTACACTCGGGCCCATTTGATTCCTACCCTCCAGCCTCCCAGTGTGGCAGCTGGATCTCCCGGTGGCCGATCGGCTGTGAAGCAATCGCCCTTGGCAGAGACCATCGGTCGGTTCGTTAAGCAATACTATGATGCCAGCATGGATCTTGTCGCTGGATTGGAAATTGCCCTTCTGTTCCGCTTGGCCGTAGCCAtcctcaccttctccaagggcagcatccttctctttATCATCTACCTGACCTTCTTCCGAGCCCGCTATAGCCAGAGCTCTTTCGTCCAACAGGCTGTCCGCCACTTCACTGCAAGAGTCGATGCCTCCGTGTCTCACCAAAGCACACCTCCGGCGGTGCGTCAGGGCTGGGAAGGTTTCAAGGACGCTATTCGCCAGGCGTACCAGGCTACGGACGTTAGCCGCTTCACTTCCGGAGCGGGTGCCAAGAAGCCCCAATAG
- the aspB gene encoding septin AspB (COG:D;~EggNog:ENOG410PGWY;~InterPro:IPR030379,IPR027417,IPR016491;~PFAM:PF00735,PF01926;~go_function: GO:0005525 - GTP binding [Evidence IEA]) yields MASPPPPSNDSPAPASPPSSKPGSPFVERSNPMGSGNAQTVTSKDPKAVAQAATDMKNVVRRKLTGYVGFANLPNQWHRKSVRKGFNFNVMVVGESGLGKSTLVNTLFNTSLYPPKERTGPSHDIIPKTVAIQSISADIEENGVRLRLTVVDTPGFGDFVNNDDSWRSIVENVEQRYDAYLEAENKVNRTNIIDNRIHACVYFIQPTGHSLKPLDIEVMRRLHNKVNLIPVVAKADTLTDDEISMFKKRILADIEHHSIQIFEGPRYELDDEETIAENQEIMSKVPFAVVGANSEVSTSDGRKARGRSYPWGVIEVDNEEHCDFVKLRQMLIRTHMEELKEHTNNHLYENYRSDKLTQMGVAQDPSVFKEVNPAVKQEEERALHEQKLAKMEAEMKMVFQQKVAEKESKLKQSEDELYARHREMKEQLDRQRGELEEKKSRLESGRPLEEKGKRKGFSLR; encoded by the exons ATGG cttcaccaccacctcccagCAATGACAGCCCGGCTCCCGCCTCCCCGCCCAGCAGTAAGCCCGGATCGCCCTTTGTTGAGCGCAGCAACCCAATGGGCTCCGGAAATGCCCAGACCGTGACCTCCAAGGACCCGAAGGCCGTTGCTCAGGCTGCCACCGACATGAAGAACGTGGTCCGCCGAAAGCTGACTGGCTACGTTGGTTTCGCCAACCTGCCCAACCAGTGGCACCGCAAGAGTGTTCGCAAGGGATTCAACTTCAATGTTATGGTTGTTG GTGAATCTGGACTTGGAAAGTCTACTCTCGTAAACACTCTGTTCAACACCTCCCTCTACCCCCCGAAGGAGCGCACCGGCCCTAGCCACGACATCATTCCGAAGACTGTCGCTATCCAGTCCATCAGCGCTGATATCGAGGAGAATGGCGTTCGTCTTCGCTTGACTGTTGTCGACACCCCCGGATTCGGTGACTTCGTCAACAACGACGATTCGTGGCGTTCAATTGTGGAGAACGTTGAGCAGAGATACGATGCCTACCTCGAGGCTGAGAACAAAGTCAACCGTACAAACATCATCGACAACCGTATCCACGCCTGTGTCTACTTCATCCAGCCCACCGGCCACTCTCTGAAGCCCCTCGACATTGAAGTTATGCGCCGATTGCACAACAAGGTCAACCTAATCCCAGTGGTCGCCAAGGCCGATACTTTGACCGACGACGAAATCTCCATGTTCAAGAAGAGG attcTTGCCGACATTGAGCACCACTcgatccagatcttcgaGGGTCCCCGTTATGAActtgacgacgaggagaccATTGCAGAGAACCAGGAAATCATGTCCAAGGTTCCGTTCGCAGTTGTCGGTGCCAACTCTGAGGTTTCCACTTCCGATGGGCGCAAGGCTCGTGGCCGTAGCTACCCTTGGGGTGTCATCGAGGTCGACAACGAAGAGCACTGCGATTTTGTCAAGCTGCGCCAGATGCTTATCCGCACCCACATGGAAGAGCTCAAGGAGCacaccaacaaccatctGTACGAGAACTACCGCTCCGACAAGCTTACCCAGATGGGTGTTGCCCAGGACCCAAGCGTGTTCAAGGAGGTCAACCCTGCTGtgaagcaagaagaagagcgtgCCCTGCACGAACAGAAACTCGCCAAGATGGAGGcagagatgaagatggtctTCCAACAGAAGGTGGCAGAAAAGGAAAGCAAACTGAAACAAAGCGAAGACGAATTATATGCTCGACATCGCGAGATGAAAGAGCAGCTGGATCGCCAACGCGGCGAGttagaagaaaagaaatcccGCCTCGAAAGTGGAAGGCCGctcgaagagaaggggaagagaaagggaTTCTCTCTTCGTTAA
- the POB3 gene encoding FACT complex subunit POB3 (BUSCO:EOG09261WVT;~COG:K;~EggNog:ENOG410PHIH;~InterPro:IPR024954,IPR035417,IPR000969,IPR011993, IPR013719,IPR038167;~PFAM:PF17292,PF08512,PF03531;~go_component: GO:0005634 - nucleus [Evidence IEA];~go_function: GO:0003677 - DNA binding [Evidence IEA]), translating to MESFDNIYLDLSKQSGKCKLAETGLGWRPAGGGDTFTLDSSNIGAAQWSKAAKGFELKILSRSSGVIQLDGFDQEDLERLSKAFKIWYGINVETREHALRGWNWGKAEFTKAELAFNVQNRPAFEVPYSEISNTNLAGKNEVAVELSLSTDGNDESSKPAGSTKNRGRKAAAGRDELVEMRFYIPGTAVKTENGIKEENPEEKENGEEGGEEGGEEQNAANLFYELLMEKAEIGDVAGDTFATFLDVLHLTPRGRFDIDMYEASFRLRGKTYDYKIQYSSIKKFFLLPKNDDTHTLIVLGLEPPLRQGQTRYPFLVMQLKLDEEISLELNMTDELLDTRYKDKLESRYEEPIHQVITKIFRGLSGKKVIMPSKDFVSHHGHSGVKCSIKANEGLLYFLDKSLIFVPKPATYIQIENVAVVTMSRVGGAISASRTFDITVSLKSGMGEHQFSNINREEQQPLEAFFKAKNIRIKNEMSDDTNALIAAALDNDDMMSSDDEAGARPDRGSADEDEESVDEDFRADSDTDVAEEFDSAHESSGSDAEVDDASDGGGGDDDGDVDMSDGERPKKKSKVGK from the exons AT GGAGAGCTTTGACAACATTTACCTCGACCTCTCAAAGCAGTCCGGCAAGTGTAAGCTTGCAGAGACAGGCTTAGGATGGCGGCCCGCTGGAGGCGGCGATACTTTCACACTCGATAGCAGCAACATCGGAGCTGCTCAATGGAGCAAAGCGGCAAAGGGATTTGAGTTGAAGATCTTGTCGCGCTCGTCCGGTGTTATTCAACTCGACGGCTTTGACCAAGAA GACCTCGAGCGATTGAGCAAGGCATTCAAGATTTGGTACGGTATCAACGTGGAAACCAGAGAGCACGCCCTCCGAGGATGGAACTGGGGCAAGGCGGAATTCACCAAGGCCGAGCTAGCTTTCAATGTCCAGAACCGACCTGCATTCGAAGTCCCCTACTCCGAAATCTCGAACACGAACCTTGCGGGTAAAAACGAAGTCGCCGTTGAACTTTCCCTTTCTACCGATGGAAACGATGAGAGCTCAAAACCAGCCGGGAGCACAAAGAACCGCGGTCGGAAGGCAGCGGCTGGTCgggatgagctggtcgagaTGCGTTTCTATATTCCTGGAACGGCGGTTAAGACAGAGAACGGTATCAAGGAGGAGAAcccggaggagaaggagaatggagaagagggtggagaggaaggtggaGAGGAACAGAATGCTGCGAATTTGTTCTACGAGCTACTCATGGAAAAGGCGGAGATCGGAGATGTGGCTGGAGATACCTTTGCTACCTTCTTGGATGTTCTTCATCTCACACCCAG AGGTCGATTCGATATCGATATGTACGAGGCTTCATTCCGGTTGCGCGGAAAGACATACGACTACAAGATTCAATATTCCTCTATCAAAAAGTTCTTCTTGCTTCCCAAGAACGACGACACCCACACCCTCATTGTTCTCGGCCTCGAACCTCCGCTCCGTCAGGGTCAGACCCGTTATCCTTTCCTAGTCATGCAGTTGAAATTGGACGAAGAGATCAGCCTCGAGCTTAACATGACAGA TGAACTTCTCGACACCCGCTACAAGGACAAGCTAGAGTCCCGCTACGAAGAGCCTATCCATCAAGTAATCACCAAGATTTTCCGTGGATTATCAGGCAAGAAGGTTATTATGCCATCGAAAGACTTTGTCAG CCACCACGGCCACAGCGGAGTCAAATGCTCTATCAAGGCCAATGAAGGTCTCTTATACTTCCTCGATAAGAGTTTGATTTTCGTTCCCAAGCCCGCTACCTACATTCAGATTGAGAACGTCGCAGTCGTCACCATGTCCCGTGTTGGCGGTGCTATCTCGGCTAGTCGAACGTTCGATATCACTGTCAGCTTGAAGTCTGGCATGGGAGAACACCAGTTCAGCAACATTAACCG CGAGGAACAACAACCCCTCGAGGCATTCTTCAAGGCGAAGAACATCCGCATCAAGAACGAGATGTCGGACGAC ACAAATGCCCTCATCGCAGCAGCCCTAGATAACGACGACATGATGTCaagcgacgacgaagccgGTGCGCGCCCCGACCGCGGCTccgccgacgaagacgaagagtcCGTGGATGAGGACTTCCGCGCAGACTCGGACACAGATGTTGCCGAGGAGTTCGACTCCGCGCACGAGAGTAGCGGTAGTGATGCTGAGGTGGACGATGCCTcggatggcggcggtggtgatgacgatggcgatgtagATATGTCTGACGGTGAacggccgaagaagaagtccaagGTTGGGAAATAG
- the PEP1_3 gene encoding type I transmembrane sorting receptor (COG:O;~EggNog:ENOG410PH8I;~InterPro:IPR033121,IPR021109,IPR001461,IPR001969;~MEROPS:MER0000921;~PFAM:PF00026;~SECRETED:SignalP(1-19);~go_function: GO:0004190 - aspartic-type endopeptidase activity [Evidence IEA];~go_process: GO:0006508 - proteolysis [Evidence IEA]) — translation MVVLLSALASLLLAADAVARPSVPSHGPGAKRGVRAPVHRYVPSNNLVSRDTGAVQHIWNGGGWILPVLIGGQQVFLNVDTGSSDLWAASTLMPKDQQITVTRGSVYNPNISSTSREVDGYTYGLAYADGSGSSGPVYRDTVNIGGAIVPNFPLGVCDDLRYGDGSDGTRDTAGPVGLGFGKLNSIRPNSQCTFMECLEPYVPEPVFGTAFKLNNTGFINFGYSDSEAFTGPITEVPAANTSSGNEGQWMALGVKFGSGGNLFDTDPLDMDFDSGTASLSVSSDIAAAYWALVEGADDSSGSWEYPCGTELPDLDFVFSNVTHGPSTVTIPGQNLKNGDDTTGMCGTWMNVVDGRGNAGVPFYVSKYIVWNQARPSMSFADQIN, via the exons atGGTTGTCCTCCTTTCAGCACTTGCATCGCTGCTGTTGGCTGCAGATGCCGTCGCCCGGCCATCAGTGCCCAGCCATGGACCTGGAGCGAAGCGAGGAGTTCGAGCTCCAGTACACCGCTATGTTCCTAGCAACAATCTAGTCTCTAGGGATACGGGGGCAGTCCAGCACATTTGGAATGGCGGCGGCTGGATTCTGCCTGTGTTAATTGGTGGCCAACAAGTCTTCTTGAATGTTGACACTGGCTCCTCTGACTT ATGGGCAGCGAGCACTCTGATGCCCAAGGACCAGCAGATTACTGTTACCAGGGGCTCGGTGTATAATCCCAACATCAGCTCAACGTCGCGAGAGGTCGACGGCTACACCTATGGCCTAGCTTACGCAGATGGATCAGGATCCTCCGGGCCAGTGTACAGAGACACAGTCAACATTGGCGGCGCCATCGTACCTAACTTTCCCCTCGGAGTTTGTGATGATCTGCGATACGGTGATGGTAGCGACGGTACTCGCGACACCGCTGGACCTGTTGGCTTGGGCTTCGGCAAGCTGAACTCGATTCGGCCCAACTCGCAATGCACTTTCATGGAATGTCTAGAACCTTACGTCCCGGAGCCAGTCTTTGGCACGGCATTTAAGCTCAACAACACCGGCTTCATCAACTTCGGGTATTCCGACTCCGAGGCGTTTACAGGGCCTATCACTGAAGTTCCCGCTGCTAACACCAGCTCTGGTAATGAAGGCCAATGGATGGCCCTGGGTGTCAAATTTGGGTCCGGTGGCAACCTCTTCGATACTGACCCTCTTGATATGGACTTTGACTCAGGCACCGCCTCCCTGTCCGTCTCGTCAGATATTGCCGCTGCCTATTGGGCCCTTGTTGAGGGTGCTGATGACTCCTCCGGATCCTGGGAGTACCCTTGCGGTACTGAGCTACCTGACCTCGACTTTGTCTTCTCCAATGTTACCCATGGCCCGTCTACGGTGACAATTCCCGGTCAGAACCTCAAGAACGGCGATGATACTACGGGCATGTGCGGTACTTGGATGAATGTCGTTGACGGGCGTGGCAATGCAGGTGTCCCGTTTTACGTTAGCAAGTATATCGTCTGGAACCAGGCCCGGCCCAGCATGTCCTTTGCTGATCAGATCAATTGA